The Gordonia terrae genome contains the following window.
TTCAACGACCGGCGGCACGAACACGGTCCATTCGACGTGATCGGCGACGTGCACGGGTGTCGCGACGAGCTGGAAGTCCTGCTCGAACGACTGGGATACGCGGTCCGTCGCGACGACGGCCGCGCAGTGGACGCCGTGCATCCGGATGGCCGCCGAGCAGTGTTCGTCGGCGATCTGGTCGATCGCGGCCCGGACTCGGTGGGCACTCTTCGACTGGTGATGGGTATGGTCGCCGGCGGAAACGCCCTGTGCGTATCGGGAAACCATGAGGCGAAACTCGTTCGAGCACTGGGTCGTGGTAACGTCAAGGCCACCCACGGCCTCCAGGAGACCTTGGACCAGCTCGCGGGCGAGGACGATGCATTCGTCGCCGAGGTGCGCCGGTTCTGCGACGGCCTCGTCGCCCATTACGTGCTCGACGACGGCAGACTCGTCGTCGCACATGCAGGACTCGCGGAGAAGTACCACGGCCGGGCGTCCGGCCGGGTGCGGGCGTTCGCCTTGTACGGCGACACCAGCGGCGAGACCGACGAGTTCGGCCTGCCCATCCGTTACCCGTGGGCCGACGAATATCGCGGTGCGGCAACGGTCTTGTACGGGCACACGCCGGTGCCGGATACCCAGTGGATCAACAACACGATGTGCTTGGACACGGGGTGCGTTTTCGGGGGAAAGCTCACGGCCCTGCGATACCCCGAGCGAGAGGTGGTGTCGGTACCCGCACGGTCGACGTACTACCAGCCCGTTCGCCCCCTGGCCCCGCCGTCGCGCCGCCCGGAGGTGCTGGCACTGAGCGACGTCCTCGGGCATCGCGTCATAGACACCCACCACCTGGGCCGCGTCTCCGTGCGCGACGAGACCGCCGCGGGCGCACTGGAAGTGATGAGCAGGTTCGCGATCCCACCGGCGGAGCTGCTGTACCTGCCGCCGACGATGTCGCCGGTGGACAGTTCGTCGCGCGACGGATTCCTGGAGCACCCGGATCAGGCGTTCGACCACTACGCAAAGCACTCGGTCGCTCGGGTCATCTGCGAGGAGAAGCACATGGGGTCCCGCGCTGTCATCCGGGTGGCGCGCGACGGGTCCGGCTCCGTTCATTCGCGAACCGGACGCGCCTTCTTCGCCGATCAACGGCAGACGGCAGTGCTGTCGCGGATCGCCGAGGCCGTCGCCGCCGCCGGTTTGTGGGCGGAGCTCGACACCGCCCACCTCCTCGTCGACGCCGAGGTACTGCCGTGGACTGCGAAGGCAGAGGCGATGATTCGTGGTCAGTACGCCAGGGTCGGCGCCGCGGCGACGTCCGCGTTGCCGGCCACGATCGACGTACTGACGGCTGCGGAGGCGCGAGGCGCGGACGTCGGCGATCTACTCGCGAGGACCCGGATGCGCGCCGTGAACGCCGGCCTCTTCGTCGACTCCTATCGCCACCACGTTCAACCGATCGCCTCACCGTTGGGTGTGCAGGTGGCGCCCTTCCAGGTCCTCGCCGGGGATGCCGCGACGTATGAGACCCGAGACCATCAGTGGCACCTCGACATCGCCGACCGCCTGGTCGCGGCGGACCCGGAACTCTTCCGGACCACCCGTCGCCTCGTCGTGGAGACCACTGCGGAGTCGTCTCGCGCGGCCGGCGTGACCTGGTGGGAGGACCTCACCGAGAGCGGCGGCGAGGGCATGGTCGTCAAGCCGCTCGGCAATCTCGTGCGCGGACCCAAGGGCCTCGTACAGCCGGGGCTGAAGGTCCGCGGGCGCGAGTACCTGCGGATCATCTACGGTCCCGACTACACCGATCCGTCGACACTGTCCCGTCTCAAGAACCGCAACCTCCGCCTGAAACGGTCGATGGCGCTGCGCGAGTACGCGCTGGGGCTCGAAGCACTCCGCCGAGCAGCGGCCGGAGAGCCCGTGTGGCGCGTCCACCAGTGCGTGTTCGGCGTCCTCGCAATGGAGTCGGAGGCCGTCGACCCGCGGCTCTGACCCCGTGCTCCCCTAGCCGAAGGCCCCCGCCCACTGAGGTGCGAGGAGCGCAAGCGGTCACACCTCTGCTCTCTGAGGTGCGAGGAGCGCAAGCGACCGCCCCTCTGCTCCCTGAGGTGCGAGGAGCGCAAGCGACGAGCCACGAAGGGTCAGAGCGGCCCGGTGGGTAGGTGACGGCGGACCAGCTTGCCGGTGGGGTTGCGCGGCAGCTCGTCGGTGAAGACGATGTCGCGCGGCACCTTGTACCGGGCCAGGTGACCCTTGACGTGGGCTTTGATGTCCTCGGGCGTCGGGTTGGCGTGTTCGGCGACGACGATGAAGGCGCGCAGGCGTTTTCCGTACTCGTCGTCGTCGACACCGATGACCGCGACATCGTCGATGTCGGGATGGCGGCCGAGGAGGTTCTCGACCTCGAGCGGGTAGACGTTCTCGCCGCCGGACACGATCATGTCATCGTCGCGGCCGTCGATGTGGAGGAGTCCGTGCTCGTCGAACCGGGCCATGTCGCCGGTGGACATGTAACCGTCGATGATCTCCTTGTTGCGTCCGTCGGTGTACCCCTCGAACGGGGCACCGTTGCGCACGAACAACCTTCCGCGCACGTTGGTTCCGGAGATCCGCTTGCCGTCGTCGTCGAAGAGCGCCAACCGGCTGGTGACCGGCGCGCGACCCACCGTGCCCGGCGCCAGGCGGAGCTCCTTCGGTTGCGCGACCGTCGCGATCGCCACCTCGGTCGAGCCGTACAGGTTGTAGAGCACGTCGCCGAAGGTGTCCTGCACTGCTTCCGAAAGTGTCGGCGACAGTGCGGAACCCGCGAGCACGATGATCTTCAGCGACGACACGTCGTACTTGCCGATGACATCGGGGCCGAGCGCGACCATGCGGTGCAACATGGTCGGCACCGCCACCAGTACCTCCGCCTTGTGTTCGGCGATCGCCGCGAGCGTCTTCTCCGCATCGAACCGGCGCATCACCACGGTCTTGTTTCCCAGGGCGGTGCCCACGCCCCAGAGCGCGAACCCGGTGGAATGGAAGATCGGCGACACGATCACCATGGAACTGCGTTGCGGAATCGGGATACGGTCCAGGAGAAGAGCACTGGCGAACGGTGACATCTTCGACCGCTGAGCACCCTTCGGCAGGCCGGTGGTACCGCTGGTGAGGATGACCAGCCCGCCCCACTCTGCCGGTTCGGGCGGGGTGGACGTGTCGCCTCCGGAGACGATGTCGTCGAGGGTCCGGACGGCGTCGCCGATCGGGCGGTTGCCGTCGATCCAGGTGACGATGCGCAGGGTGTCGGCGGGCAGGGAGTCGGCGAGGTCGGTGAACTCCTCGTCGTAGAGCATCGCGACGATCTTCTCGCGTTCAGCGACCTCGGCGAACTGGGTCTTGCCGAATCCGGTGTTCATCATGGCGAGGCGGAACCCG
Protein-coding sequences here:
- a CDS encoding polynucleotide kinase-phosphatase, yielding MAELSIPELSLVVLVGTSGSGKSVFAATHFRPTEVVSSDECRAMISDDPNDQAATPDAFGLLEYIAGKRLDRGRLTVVDATNVQASARRSLLALAKDHDVLPVAIVLDLPVALTLERNASRPDRDFGAHVVKRQHDQLRRSLRNLKREGFRTIHVLDSPEAVASASIVRTRLFNDRRHEHGPFDVIGDVHGCRDELEVLLERLGYAVRRDDGRAVDAVHPDGRRAVFVGDLVDRGPDSVGTLRLVMGMVAGGNALCVSGNHEAKLVRALGRGNVKATHGLQETLDQLAGEDDAFVAEVRRFCDGLVAHYVLDDGRLVVAHAGLAEKYHGRASGRVRAFALYGDTSGETDEFGLPIRYPWADEYRGAATVLYGHTPVPDTQWINNTMCLDTGCVFGGKLTALRYPEREVVSVPARSTYYQPVRPLAPPSRRPEVLALSDVLGHRVIDTHHLGRVSVRDETAAGALEVMSRFAIPPAELLYLPPTMSPVDSSSRDGFLEHPDQAFDHYAKHSVARVICEEKHMGSRAVIRVARDGSGSVHSRTGRAFFADQRQTAVLSRIAEAVAAAGLWAELDTAHLLVDAEVLPWTAKAEAMIRGQYARVGAAATSALPATIDVLTAAEARGADVGDLLARTRMRAVNAGLFVDSYRHHVQPIASPLGVQVAPFQVLAGDAATYETRDHQWHLDIADRLVAADPELFRTTRRLVVETTAESSRAAGVTWWEDLTESGGEGMVVKPLGNLVRGPKGLVQPGLKVRGREYLRIIYGPDYTDPSTLSRLKNRNLRLKRSMALREYALGLEALRRAAAGEPVWRVHQCVFGVLAMESEAVDPRL
- a CDS encoding acyl-CoA synthetase codes for the protein MVSVTGAVGTVVESAQDAFGAFKVLRRAGLVDPTRPKELLTTVKRAKIIGPCAAAVAHGADEYPEAGAVADEHGELTFGELNAHANALANHLLSSGIKPGAVIGVIARDHRGLLTTMSAAGKAGFRLAMMNTGFGKTQFAEVAEREKIVAMLYDEEFTDLADSLPADTLRIVTWIDGNRPIGDAVRTLDDIVSGGDTSTPPEPAEWGGLVILTSGTTGLPKGAQRSKMSPFASALLLDRIPIPQRSSMVIVSPIFHSTGFALWGVGTALGNKTVVMRRFDAEKTLAAIAEHKAEVLVAVPTMLHRMVALGPDVIGKYDVSSLKIIVLAGSALSPTLSEAVQDTFGDVLYNLYGSTEVAIATVAQPKELRLAPGTVGRAPVTSRLALFDDDGKRISGTNVRGRLFVRNGAPFEGYTDGRNKEIIDGYMSTGDMARFDEHGLLHIDGRDDDMIVSGGENVYPLEVENLLGRHPDIDDVAVIGVDDDEYGKRLRAFIVVAEHANPTPEDIKAHVKGHLARYKVPRDIVFTDELPRNPTGKLVRRHLPTGPL